The following proteins are co-located in the Bdellovibrio sp. ArHS genome:
- the murA gene encoding UDP-N-acetylglucosamine 1-carboxyvinyltransferase, translated as MDKMVVVGNGPLQGTVSASGAKNAALPILFSTLLAEGEHVFSNMPKLKDIESTAALLESLGCQTRWDGDKFIVKVSRIQSYEASYDLVRKMRASFLCMGPLLAKYGEAVVSQPGGCAIGSRPIDLHLEGFKALGAEITQKEGYVHAAAKRLQGANFLFETVTVGGTENVMMAAALAQGRTVLENAAKEPEIVDLAEYLIKMGAKITGHGTSVIVIDGVDKLHPAEHSIMPDRIEAGTLLIAGAITHGQVTVEKCVPAHLETLILKMREAGFKIETTKDSMTVFKADSWNAVDITTAPHPLFATDLQAQFMALMTVARGTSVITETVFENRFMHVQELIRLGADITPRTRVAVVRGKPGQLTGAPVMATDLRASASLVLAGLVASGETVVNRIYHLDRGYEKLEDKLSSLGAKIRRIE; from the coding sequence ATGGATAAAATGGTCGTCGTGGGCAATGGCCCTCTTCAAGGTACAGTTTCTGCGAGTGGTGCAAAAAATGCGGCACTTCCAATTCTTTTTTCAACTCTATTGGCAGAAGGCGAACACGTATTTTCGAATATGCCAAAGCTTAAAGATATCGAATCGACAGCGGCCCTGCTGGAAAGCTTAGGCTGCCAAACTCGATGGGATGGCGATAAGTTTATCGTTAAGGTCAGTCGCATTCAGTCTTATGAAGCCAGCTACGATCTTGTTCGCAAAATGCGCGCAAGTTTTCTTTGCATGGGCCCTCTTCTTGCGAAGTACGGCGAAGCCGTGGTGTCTCAGCCTGGGGGTTGTGCTATTGGAAGCCGCCCTATTGATCTTCACTTAGAAGGCTTCAAAGCTTTAGGTGCGGAAATCACGCAAAAAGAAGGTTATGTTCATGCGGCTGCAAAACGTTTGCAGGGCGCAAACTTCTTATTTGAAACAGTGACAGTGGGTGGTACCGAGAACGTCATGATGGCGGCAGCATTAGCGCAAGGAAGAACAGTCCTTGAAAATGCCGCGAAAGAACCTGAAATCGTCGATCTTGCAGAATACCTTATTAAAATGGGAGCAAAGATCACGGGCCATGGAACGAGCGTGATCGTTATTGATGGCGTCGATAAGCTTCATCCTGCTGAACACTCGATCATGCCTGACCGTATTGAGGCAGGAACGCTTTTAATCGCGGGAGCGATCACTCACGGTCAAGTCACGGTTGAGAAATGCGTACCGGCTCACTTGGAAACGTTGATTCTGAAAATGCGCGAAGCGGGTTTTAAGATTGAAACCACCAAAGATTCTATGACGGTGTTCAAAGCCGATTCCTGGAATGCCGTGGATATCACGACGGCTCCTCATCCATTGTTTGCGACAGATCTTCAGGCGCAGTTCATGGCGCTTATGACCGTCGCTCGTGGAACAAGCGTTATTACTGAAACCGTTTTTGAAAATCGTTTCATGCACGTTCAAGAGCTGATTCGTTTGGGTGCTGACATCACGCCCAGAACGCGTGTGGCTGTGGTTCGCGGAAAGCCAGGTCAACTGACGGGTGCTCCAGTTATGGCGACGGATCTTCGCGCCAGTGCCTCCTTAGTTCTTGCTGGCCTGGTGGCTAGCGGTGAAACTGTTGTGAATCGTATCTATCACTTGGATCGCGGATACGAAAAACTTGAAGACAAGCTTTCTTCATTGG
- the prmC gene encoding peptide chain release factor N(5)-glutamine methyltransferase, with amino-acid sequence MKLKEILDKTTAFFKDKKIETARLDAELLLAHGLKLERIQLYLKFDQPMKDDELVILRELVRRRASGEPVAYILGYRDFFKYRFEVSPAVLIPRPETEHIVEEVLSWNPDKEASLGFMDLGCGSGCVGLTLLKEYPQAKLLAVDLSEKALEVASRNAEALGVSDRVKFLHADAAQEDVLMSTYSNFVGKNKVDALVSNPPYIAHQDNQVEENVKKFEPHSALYADENGLALLKNWSRIYGNHLSPSGLMLMEMGMSQGAAMKEHFDSLKIFNEINIVKDLASHDRVIRGVTHG; translated from the coding sequence ATGAAGCTCAAAGAGATTCTTGATAAAACCACCGCCTTTTTTAAGGACAAGAAAATCGAGACGGCCCGTCTTGATGCCGAGCTTTTACTTGCTCACGGACTCAAACTTGAGCGCATTCAGCTTTATCTCAAATTCGATCAACCCATGAAAGATGACGAGCTCGTGATTCTGCGAGAGCTTGTCCGTCGTCGGGCGTCCGGCGAACCTGTGGCGTACATTCTTGGCTATCGTGATTTCTTTAAATACCGCTTCGAAGTATCCCCGGCCGTTTTGATTCCGCGACCTGAAACAGAGCACATTGTTGAAGAAGTGCTTTCGTGGAATCCAGATAAGGAAGCCTCGTTAGGATTTATGGATTTAGGTTGTGGCTCGGGCTGTGTCGGGTTGACATTGTTAAAAGAATATCCTCAAGCCAAGTTGCTAGCTGTGGATCTTTCGGAAAAAGCCTTAGAAGTGGCTTCAAGAAATGCCGAAGCTTTGGGTGTTTCTGATCGCGTGAAGTTCTTGCATGCGGACGCTGCTCAGGAAGATGTGCTTATGTCGACCTACAGCAACTTTGTAGGAAAAAACAAAGTCGACGCGTTGGTCTCAAATCCTCCATACATTGCGCATCAAGATAATCAGGTGGAAGAAAATGTTAAAAAGTTTGAACCTCATTCGGCTCTTTATGCAGACGAAAATGGTTTAGCTCTTTTGAAAAACTGGTCGCGAATCTATGGAAATCACTTAAGTCCTTCCGGACTGATGTTGATGGAAATGGGAATGTCACAAGGTGCGGCGATGAAAGAGCATTTTGATAGCTTAAAAATATTTAACGAAATCAATATCGTCAAAGACCTCGCAAGTCATGATAGAGTCATTCGTGGAGTAACACATGGATAA